In a single window of the Paenibacillus sp. MMS20-IR301 genome:
- a CDS encoding DUF6492 family protein: MSASSANASKNGPAIDILIPAIEKDLATLPYVIDSLRRYVRHPISNIYIVSPDSSRIRALCSRKNCIFVNEATVLPFTKKDIRYSSSRWNRSGWLYQQLLKMNGNHICREKFFLVVDADTVLIRPHLFRSEGRTIFYCRNWSQREYFRTYRKLFGTAAPSPKSFVTHYMLFESAKLAALKRTIEARHGMSWHAAVLRSINKKKQFGFSEFETYANYVYSGNSASVLLKNANNKALKTPAALLGKEKIRKLARSYRSLSFHQRKGYSTPGKP, encoded by the coding sequence ATGTCAGCTTCTTCAGCTAATGCATCAAAAAACGGGCCGGCTATTGACATCCTGATCCCGGCCATTGAAAAGGATCTTGCAACCCTCCCTTATGTCATTGACAGCCTCCGCCGTTATGTCCGCCATCCCATCAGCAATATTTATATTGTTTCACCGGACAGCAGCAGAATCAGGGCATTATGTTCCCGGAAAAACTGCATTTTTGTGAACGAAGCTACCGTGCTCCCTTTTACCAAAAAAGATATCCGCTACTCCTCCTCCCGCTGGAACCGGTCCGGCTGGCTGTATCAGCAGCTGCTCAAAATGAACGGAAATCATATTTGCCGTGAAAAATTCTTTCTGGTTGTCGATGCCGATACGGTACTAATCCGCCCTCACCTCTTCCGTTCTGAAGGACGGACTATCTTTTATTGCCGCAATTGGAGCCAGCGGGAGTATTTTCGTACCTACCGGAAGCTGTTTGGCACCGCCGCGCCATCACCCAAGTCTTTCGTTACCCATTACATGCTGTTTGAGTCCGCGAAGCTGGCTGCACTGAAACGTACCATCGAAGCCCGCCACGGGATGTCCTGGCATGCCGCGGTCCTGCGCAGTATCAACAAAAAAAAGCAATTCGGGTTCTCCGAATTCGAAACTTATGCCAACTATGTGTACAGCGGGAACAGCGCCTCTGTGCTGCTCAAGAATGCAAACAATAAAGCATTGAAAACCCCTGCGGCTCTTCTTGGAAAAGAAAAGATCCGTAAGCTCGCCCGTTCCTACCGTTCGCTGTCCTTTCATCAGCGCAAGGGATATTCCACTCCAGGCAAGCCCTAA
- a CDS encoding ABC transporter permease subunit, producing the protein MNKTAVASSAAIPPARKKPVSQRVKEFIRDYKRQWEIQSMVLPGIIFMIIFCYIPIYGLSIAFKNYTVIDTLSSAPWVGLENFKIIMSDEYFWDAVVNTLGISFLKLAVGFVIPIILAIMIYELNMGRFKKFVQTISYLPHFLSWIVLGGMLITWFSTSGLFNELLLNLGLISKPSNILLDSGKYWWIATLSDIWKEAGWGTILYLAIMSKIDPTYYEAAKIDGASRLRQIWNITLPNMKSIISLNLILTVSGLLGSNLDQTLVLMNSQNRARAEVINSYVYRMGMTQGDFSYATAVGLGVSIVSVILLVTANSITSKLNDNQSVL; encoded by the coding sequence GTGAACAAAACAGCTGTAGCATCATCCGCCGCAATTCCGCCGGCCCGCAAGAAGCCGGTCTCGCAAAGGGTGAAGGAGTTCATCAGGGATTACAAAAGGCAGTGGGAGATTCAGTCCATGGTGCTGCCGGGCATTATTTTTATGATTATATTCTGCTACATACCGATCTACGGCTTAAGTATTGCCTTCAAAAATTACACTGTCATCGACACGCTGTCCTCCGCACCCTGGGTCGGGCTTGAGAACTTCAAAATCATTATGTCCGATGAATATTTCTGGGATGCGGTCGTAAATACGCTGGGCATCAGCTTCCTGAAGCTGGCGGTCGGGTTCGTCATTCCAATTATACTGGCGATAATGATCTACGAGCTGAACATGGGCCGGTTCAAAAAATTCGTCCAGACCATCTCCTATCTGCCGCATTTTCTCTCCTGGATCGTGCTCGGCGGAATGCTGATTACCTGGTTCTCGACCTCGGGACTGTTCAATGAGCTGCTGCTGAATCTCGGGCTGATCTCGAAGCCGTCCAACATTCTGCTCGATTCCGGCAAGTACTGGTGGATCGCCACATTGTCCGATATCTGGAAAGAGGCCGGCTGGGGAACGATTCTGTACCTTGCCATCATGTCAAAGATCGATCCGACCTATTATGAAGCTGCCAAGATCGACGGGGCCAGCCGGCTCCGCCAAATCTGGAACATCACGCTTCCGAACATGAAGTCGATTATCAGCCTGAATCTGATCCTGACTGTAAGCGGTTTACTTGGCTCCAATCTCGATCAGACGCTGGTGCTCATGAACTCGCAGAACCGGGCCAGAGCCGAGGTCATCAACTCGTATGTATACCGGATGGGGATGACGCAAGGCGACTTCTCCTACGCGACTGCCGTAGGTCTCGGAGTCTCTATCGTTTCGGTAATCCTGCTGGTCACGGCCAACTCCATCACCAGCAAATTGAATGATAATCAATCCGTGTTATAA
- a CDS encoding glycoside hydrolase family 30 beta sandwich domain-containing protein, producing the protein MPEISFYQSTGEDALFVEQSAAQLPQTASGEVTVTVAIDADKTFQEMDGFGASFTDSAAYLIHQVLDEQQRTEVMQRLFHPQEGIGLSVLRSPMGASDYARTIYSYSDLPEGETDPELSRFSVRHDEADIIPLLQQALTLNPEIKLMASPWSAPGWMKTGGSMIAGQLKPEYYGVYADYFVRYIQAYAAHGLATYAVTPQNEPLYEPHHYPSMLMLPEQQQEFIREYLKPALKQHGLEPKILCYDHNWDRPDYPLSVLEAAAADVDGVAWHWYGGAPAAQSQVLAAYPDKEVHFTEGSGGEWIPPFEQAFSNVMRTGIEILRNHSKSFVLWNMALDEQNGPAVPGFGKSTCRGVVTVNQQTKELTYTLDYYALAHFSKVIRPQALRLGADSDSGQVRTVAFRNPDGSVAAVLFNDGETEETVAVQLQGEEVLTFAMAAKSAVSLRVNGV; encoded by the coding sequence ATGCCGGAAATTAGCTTTTACCAGTCAACAGGAGAAGACGCGCTCTTTGTGGAGCAGTCCGCAGCTCAGCTGCCGCAGACAGCCTCCGGAGAAGTGACTGTTACAGTTGCTATCGATGCTGATAAGACATTTCAGGAAATGGACGGGTTCGGGGCATCCTTCACGGACTCGGCAGCTTACCTGATCCATCAGGTGCTGGATGAGCAGCAGAGGACAGAAGTGATGCAGAGGCTGTTCCATCCGCAGGAAGGCATCGGCTTGTCGGTGCTCCGCAGTCCCATGGGGGCATCGGATTACGCCAGAACCATCTACAGCTACAGCGATTTGCCCGAAGGTGAGACTGATCCGGAGTTAAGCAGGTTCTCTGTCCGCCATGATGAAGCGGACATTATTCCATTGCTGCAGCAGGCGCTGACGCTTAATCCGGAGATTAAGCTGATGGCTTCGCCCTGGAGTGCACCGGGCTGGATGAAGACGGGCGGCTCGATGATTGCCGGGCAACTGAAGCCGGAGTACTATGGGGTCTATGCGGATTATTTCGTCCGTTATATCCAGGCTTATGCGGCGCACGGACTGGCTACTTATGCGGTTACCCCGCAGAATGAACCGCTCTATGAGCCGCATCACTATCCGAGCATGCTGATGCTCCCGGAGCAGCAGCAGGAATTCATTCGTGAGTATCTGAAGCCGGCTTTGAAGCAGCACGGGCTTGAGCCCAAAATCCTCTGCTACGATCATAACTGGGACCGTCCGGATTATCCGCTATCCGTGCTGGAAGCGGCTGCAGCTGATGTGGACGGGGTCGCCTGGCACTGGTACGGCGGCGCACCGGCAGCCCAGTCGCAGGTGCTGGCAGCTTACCCGGATAAGGAAGTACACTTCACCGAGGGCTCGGGCGGGGAATGGATTCCGCCGTTCGAGCAGGCGTTCTCCAATGTGATGCGCACAGGCATCGAGATTCTGCGGAATCACAGCAAATCGTTCGTGCTGTGGAATATGGCGCTTGATGAACAGAACGGGCCTGCGGTTCCCGGCTTCGGCAAGAGCACCTGCCGCGGGGTAGTGACCGTTAACCAGCAGACTAAGGAGCTTACGTATACTCTGGATTATTACGCACTGGCCCATTTCAGCAAAGTGATCCGGCCGCAGGCACTGCGCCTTGGAGCTGATTCCGACAGCGGGCAGGTCCGTACGGTCGCCTTCCGCAACCCGGACGGCTCGGTTGCGGCTGTATTGTTCAACGACGGAGAGACAGAAGAGACGGTAGCCGTCCAATTGCAGGGGGAAGAGGTACTGACCTTTGCCATGGCTGCGAAAAGCGCGGTGTCACTGAGGGTGAACGGAGTATAG
- a CDS encoding YheC/YheD family protein → MSAKQVQSGQSKWYKTQLLLKNNTIHPFIPDTRKFTKHNLKQMIHSYGMIYVKPERGTYGNGVIRAERGERQGYAYQYEETLRQFDTFEAFHNSLAKKIGKRSYLVQKGIHLLKHNGRRFDIRVMVQLSPKGVWEATGIIGRLGHPRKIVTNYHSGGKPTAVEQLLSTHLSAQQLMHLKGELNRLGIRIAAQMQKTYPHHRQFGVDIGLDRTLKPWIIEVNMNPDPYIFNQLKDKSMYRRVMRYRRLGLTK, encoded by the coding sequence GTGAGCGCCAAACAGGTTCAGTCAGGACAGAGCAAATGGTATAAAACCCAATTGCTGCTTAAGAACAACACCATTCATCCCTTCATCCCCGATACCCGGAAGTTCACCAAACACAATCTCAAGCAGATGATTCACAGCTATGGAATGATCTATGTCAAGCCGGAACGGGGAACCTATGGCAATGGGGTGATCCGCGCTGAGCGGGGGGAGCGTCAGGGGTATGCGTACCAGTATGAGGAAACGCTGCGCCAGTTCGATACTTTTGAAGCTTTTCATAACAGTCTCGCGAAGAAGATCGGCAAAAGGAGCTATCTGGTTCAAAAAGGCATCCATCTGCTGAAGCATAACGGGCGGCGCTTCGATATCCGTGTGATGGTGCAGCTTAGTCCCAAAGGTGTCTGGGAAGCCACCGGGATCATCGGCCGGCTCGGGCATCCGCGTAAAATAGTGACGAACTACCACAGCGGCGGCAAGCCGACTGCGGTTGAGCAATTGCTCTCTACCCATCTGTCAGCCCAGCAGCTCATGCACTTGAAGGGAGAACTGAACCGGTTGGGCATACGCATAGCGGCTCAAATGCAGAAGACCTACCCGCACCACCGGCAATTCGGTGTAGATATCGGTCTCGACCGGACGCTGAAGCCGTGGATTATTGAAGTAAACATGAATCCTGACCCGTATATTTTCAATCAGCTGAAGGATAAATCCATGTACCGCAGAGTCATGAGATACCGGCGGCTTGGCCTCACGAAATGA
- a CDS encoding sugar ABC transporter substrate-binding protein, translating into MKMRKVLGKQVAKLALLTMAAMLAVAGCSSNGGGSKKTGDVSIENRYTVDPETPAWQLDKKEETTELTWYVNADWWNTDFGKDVVTKKIKEDLNINIKFITGDDTKLNTFFAGGDMPDLLTIFDSNSPVVQKAATWALPLNDLAEKYDPYFNKVAAADTLNWFQLKDGKTYGYPNYSNTQADYDSGNIPAKTAFVIRKDVYEALGSPSFGTPEEFKSTMNLIKTKFPDMIPFGFNSIGEGTGSLGDVLQDFIGVPLESADGKFYNRNLDEDYLTWLRTLNAVYRGGAISDDSFADDGTGFEEKVKSGKYATMLLDGTPQQGGNLQIFMSANPGKEYIAIDGPQSTAGHQPTLNQSGITGWMISYITKDCKDPAKAIQIFTYLLSEEGQKLMNYGIEGETYKANSDGTVELLPEVKDLQLNNADKFKKDYRMGEFMFFGHDRHKALSKDAFPESIKQMQEWGKGKLKPHFILENINPDQGTAEARGLTAINTNWNTTLVSMIRSKDDAAFDSTLADYKAFLEKNSWDKIVEIRSGKMKANKEKLGIQ; encoded by the coding sequence ATGAAGATGAGAAAAGTGTTAGGAAAGCAGGTCGCCAAGCTCGCGCTGCTGACGATGGCGGCTATGCTGGCGGTTGCCGGCTGCAGCTCAAACGGGGGCGGCTCCAAGAAAACAGGTGATGTTTCGATTGAGAACCGCTACACAGTGGACCCGGAAACTCCGGCCTGGCAGCTGGATAAGAAGGAAGAGACAACCGAGCTAACCTGGTATGTCAATGCGGACTGGTGGAATACAGACTTCGGCAAGGATGTCGTGACCAAGAAGATCAAAGAGGACTTGAACATCAACATCAAGTTTATTACAGGTGATGACACGAAGCTGAATACCTTCTTTGCCGGCGGTGATATGCCTGACCTGCTGACGATCTTCGACTCGAACTCTCCGGTGGTGCAGAAGGCGGCTACCTGGGCGCTTCCGCTGAACGATCTGGCTGAGAAATATGATCCGTATTTCAATAAGGTGGCTGCTGCCGATACATTGAACTGGTTCCAGCTGAAAGACGGCAAAACCTATGGCTATCCTAACTATTCCAATACACAGGCTGATTATGACAGCGGTAACATTCCGGCTAAAACGGCTTTTGTCATCCGCAAGGATGTCTATGAAGCGCTGGGCAGCCCGTCCTTCGGGACTCCGGAAGAGTTCAAGAGCACGATGAATCTGATCAAAACCAAGTTCCCGGACATGATTCCCTTCGGCTTCAACTCCATCGGGGAGGGTACAGGCTCGCTTGGTGATGTGCTGCAGGATTTCATCGGCGTTCCGCTTGAATCGGCAGACGGCAAGTTCTACAACCGCAATCTGGATGAGGATTATCTGACCTGGCTCCGGACGCTGAATGCCGTATACCGGGGCGGGGCAATCAGTGATGACAGCTTCGCCGACGACGGAACAGGCTTCGAGGAAAAGGTGAAGTCCGGAAAATATGCTACAATGCTGCTCGACGGGACACCACAGCAGGGCGGTAATCTGCAGATCTTCATGAGTGCCAATCCCGGAAAAGAATATATTGCTATTGACGGGCCGCAAAGTACTGCAGGCCATCAGCCGACCCTGAACCAGTCCGGGATTACCGGCTGGATGATCAGCTATATCACCAAAGATTGCAAGGACCCGGCCAAAGCGATTCAAATCTTCACCTACCTGCTCAGCGAAGAAGGGCAGAAGCTGATGAACTACGGGATTGAGGGCGAGACCTACAAGGCAAACAGCGACGGCACGGTTGAGCTGCTTCCGGAAGTGAAGGATCTGCAATTGAACAATGCAGATAAGTTCAAGAAGGACTACCGGATGGGTGAATTTATGTTCTTCGGCCATGACCGCCACAAAGCGCTCAGCAAGGATGCTTTCCCTGAGTCCATCAAGCAGATGCAAGAATGGGGCAAGGGCAAGCTGAAGCCGCACTTCATTCTGGAGAATATCAACCCGGATCAGGGTACAGCGGAAGCCCGCGGCCTGACAGCGATTAATACGAACTGGAATACCACGCTGGTGAGCATGATCCGCTCCAAGGATGATGCAGCCTTCGACAGTACCTTGGCAGACTACAAAGCCTTCCTGGAGAAAAACAGTTGGGATAAGATCGTAGAAATCCGCAGCGGGAAGATGAAAGCCAACAAAGAGAAGCTGGGCATTCAATAA
- a CDS encoding ABC transporter substrate-binding protein, with protein MPSTKKFLLPLTLLLFTLILASCGQANNRNNAAPAATAAATVVPAASPAASEPAAATTRMYTDYKNREVEIPTEPQTIVYVGSNPGDLLALGVKPAGATLSVIGTQVAYPDLLEGIEDVGYPFSPEKILSLSPDLIIFDDWDETGIEALSQIAPTVVVGLDGTFPTEERVRQLAELFGRTAEADTWFSNYKAKVASVKAQLNLTEGESAASLLVLGSDLYVMGGKGLNETLYGQLGFTPTAGVQKLIDADERFASISDEVLPEYMGTHLFLLTDTSTETAARQATLMNSGLWKAIPAVKEGRVYTFDSKYNFDDPVTLDRLLDEIATIFNSQVSK; from the coding sequence ATGCCAAGCACAAAAAAGTTTCTTCTTCCGCTCACCCTGCTCCTCTTCACGCTAATCTTGGCCTCCTGCGGCCAGGCGAATAACCGGAACAATGCTGCTCCAGCCGCTACTGCAGCGGCAACCGTGGTGCCTGCGGCCAGTCCGGCGGCATCAGAGCCGGCTGCGGCCACAACACGGATGTACACGGATTACAAGAATCGTGAGGTTGAAATTCCTACCGAGCCGCAAACGATTGTATATGTAGGCAGCAACCCCGGCGACCTCCTCGCCCTCGGAGTGAAGCCTGCCGGAGCTACGCTAAGTGTCATCGGCACACAGGTTGCCTATCCGGATCTGCTTGAAGGCATCGAGGATGTCGGATATCCGTTCTCCCCGGAGAAGATCCTGTCCTTATCACCGGATCTGATTATCTTTGATGACTGGGATGAGACGGGGATTGAAGCACTGAGCCAGATTGCACCCACGGTAGTGGTGGGCCTTGACGGAACCTTCCCGACGGAGGAGCGTGTCCGGCAGTTAGCTGAGCTGTTCGGGCGCACGGCAGAAGCCGATACCTGGTTCAGCAACTATAAGGCAAAGGTGGCCTCCGTGAAAGCGCAGCTGAATTTAACGGAAGGCGAGTCCGCTGCCTCCCTGCTGGTTCTGGGCTCTGATCTGTACGTCATGGGCGGTAAGGGTCTGAACGAGACACTGTACGGACAGCTTGGCTTCACGCCTACTGCAGGTGTGCAAAAGCTGATTGATGCCGATGAACGGTTTGCCAGCATCTCCGACGAGGTGCTGCCGGAGTACATGGGCACTCACCTGTTCCTCCTGACCGATACCAGCACCGAGACGGCTGCAAGACAGGCAACTCTAATGAACAGCGGACTCTGGAAGGCCATTCCTGCGGTTAAGGAAGGCCGGGTCTACACGTTCGACAGCAAGTATAATTTCGATGATCCGGTTACGCTGGACAGGCTGCTGGATGAGATCGCCACTATTTTTAACAGCCAGGTCAGCAAATAG
- a CDS encoding LacI family DNA-binding transcriptional regulator codes for MAKITIKDVAREAGVSISTVSNALNDVDVLNPETKSHVLKVAQRLNYVPNLNGKLLKSGTTKMLGFFTTSVTGPYFYKLVESMARQCDRLGYGLNVFVTKDKQVIMSNILGRRVDGVIIYEELGIDEHDIAAMSKDKIKAVFLDRVLENEGMGSIIFDSYEAGYEATKYLIGLGHKRIAYISGVDTMFDSVQRQEGYLAALRQYQLPVDEDYILQGYFEEDSTYNAVKSFIRVHPEKLPDAFLAGNDISAIGCIQALKSYGYEVPQDVSVMGFDDIDIAPYYSPPLTTVRNQIARQGMLAIDHLVRMIQDKEQGAVQKLQGELVVRGSSHVKLDRNDRP; via the coding sequence ATGGCAAAGATAACAATCAAAGATGTGGCCAGAGAAGCGGGCGTCTCCATCTCCACCGTCTCCAACGCCTTGAATGATGTGGATGTGCTGAACCCGGAGACCAAATCCCATGTGCTGAAGGTGGCCCAGCGCCTCAATTATGTTCCGAACCTGAACGGCAAGCTGCTGAAGTCCGGTACGACTAAGATGCTGGGATTCTTCACAACAAGCGTGACCGGTCCATACTTCTACAAGCTGGTAGAATCCATGGCCCGGCAATGTGACCGTCTGGGCTACGGCCTGAATGTCTTTGTCACCAAGGACAAACAGGTAATTATGAGCAACATTCTGGGGCGGCGCGTGGACGGCGTCATTATCTACGAAGAGCTGGGCATCGACGAGCATGATATTGCCGCAATGAGTAAGGACAAGATTAAGGCGGTATTCCTGGACCGGGTGCTGGAGAACGAAGGCATGGGCAGCATTATTTTTGATTCTTACGAAGCAGGGTATGAGGCTACGAAATATTTGATCGGCCTCGGGCATAAGCGGATTGCCTATATCTCCGGTGTGGACACGATGTTCGACAGCGTGCAGCGGCAGGAGGGGTATCTTGCGGCGCTCCGCCAATATCAGCTTCCTGTGGATGAGGATTATATCCTCCAGGGGTATTTCGAGGAAGACAGCACCTATAATGCCGTAAAGTCCTTTATCCGCGTACATCCCGAGAAATTGCCGGATGCCTTCCTGGCCGGTAATGATATCAGTGCGATCGGCTGTATTCAGGCGCTGAAGAGCTACGGTTATGAGGTTCCGCAGGATGTCAGCGTAATGGGCTTTGACGATATTGATATCGCCCCGTACTATTCTCCGCCGCTTACAACTGTAAGGAACCAGATTGCAAGACAGGGCATGCTGGCCATCGATCATCTGGTCCGTATGATTCAGGACAAAGAGCAGGGTGCTGTGCAGAAATTGCAGGGTGAACTTGTGGTAAGAGGCTCAAGCCATGTGAAGCTGGACCGGAATGATCGCCCATAG
- a CDS encoding carbohydrate ABC transporter permease, with amino-acid sequence MNRKVVKEDIDSRIFDAVNMILLVIFMVIILVPLWNVIISSLSSGKALAEGGFIFWSKEFSLENYRAVFNDSSIGQSFLVSVSKTFVGVFTHVFFCAMIGYGLSKRDIRGRKLYVAMGVITMFFSGGMIPTYLLIKSLGLLNSFWVYIIPALFSYYDVVILMNFFRNVPDSLEESAKIDGAGDWHIFLKIFIPLSMPAMATIALFNGVGQWNDFMTTKLYITNQALYPLQMKLYEIIVQSQTQSMQNIGGSAVIETTTKGVQLATIVITTLPIVAMYPILQRYFISGMMMGAVKE; translated from the coding sequence GTGAACCGAAAGGTGGTTAAAGAAGATATCGACAGCCGGATCTTTGACGCCGTCAATATGATTTTGCTGGTCATCTTCATGGTCATTATTCTCGTTCCGCTATGGAACGTTATCATTTCATCGTTAAGCTCAGGCAAGGCGCTTGCCGAGGGCGGATTCATCTTCTGGTCCAAAGAATTCTCACTGGAGAATTACCGTGCCGTCTTTAATGACAGCAGCATCGGGCAGTCGTTCCTGGTCTCGGTCTCCAAAACCTTCGTCGGGGTATTCACCCATGTATTCTTTTGCGCAATGATCGGTTACGGTCTCAGTAAAAGGGATATCCGCGGCCGCAAGCTGTATGTGGCGATGGGCGTCATTACGATGTTCTTTTCCGGCGGGATGATTCCGACTTACCTGCTGATCAAATCGCTCGGGCTGCTGAACAGCTTCTGGGTGTACATTATTCCAGCCTTATTCAGCTATTACGACGTTGTCATTCTGATGAACTTTTTCCGGAACGTACCGGATTCGCTTGAAGAGTCGGCCAAAATCGACGGTGCAGGCGACTGGCATATTTTCCTGAAAATCTTCATTCCGCTCTCCATGCCCGCTATGGCGACAATCGCCCTGTTCAACGGAGTGGGGCAATGGAACGACTTCATGACAACCAAACTATATATCACCAATCAGGCGCTGTACCCGCTGCAAATGAAGCTGTATGAGATTATCGTGCAGTCACAGACCCAGTCGATGCAGAACATCGGGGGCTCCGCCGTAATTGAAACCACCACCAAAGGGGTTCAACTAGCTACGATTGTCATTACCACCCTGCCGATCGTTGCGATGTATCCAATTCTGCAAAGGTACTTTATCTCCGGCATGATGATGGGGGCGGTCAAAGAGTAG
- a CDS encoding sugar phosphate nucleotidyltransferase: MHTILLCGGSGQRLWPLSGRIRSKMFLRLLPAPGGGTESMIGRVCRQLRHAGLDESLLFAAHQDQAGLVRRYTGNCYPVIGEPHKRGTFTAAALGALHLYSAGKAKPEDILCVAPADMYADESFFLKFHEFTDVLAASGADLALLGTKPSAPSDQYGYIIPEPGSTDAYAKVLTFEEKPEIVRAQELIEAHALWNCGVFAFTLSFMLSHLEKMGLPTDAAAFIEQYPGLPVRSFDKEVAERSAKAVVLRHEGEWGDLGSWSTLAARLQTPVIGNGAIWGEARDTHIVNELNVPLHVIGVPGIIAVGSPEGILIAAKKEANRIKDILQEHSVKEPGYGEAAWGSYTLLDRTANGTGLTLTIQLTLLPEHEIPEMDCQHSAKTWIIISGHGEVKMNGLAAAAQAGGIFTITRGQQHAIRAVSALKLIEVRIGQAGDDERVY; the protein is encoded by the coding sequence TTGCACACTATTCTTTTATGCGGGGGCTCCGGCCAGCGGCTGTGGCCCCTGTCCGGCCGGATCCGCTCCAAGATGTTTCTCCGCCTGCTCCCTGCACCTGGAGGAGGCACCGAATCGATGATCGGGCGGGTGTGCCGCCAGCTCCGCCATGCCGGACTTGATGAATCCTTATTGTTCGCCGCGCATCAGGATCAGGCGGGCCTTGTCCGGAGGTATACCGGGAACTGCTATCCGGTAATCGGAGAACCGCATAAGCGCGGCACCTTTACGGCGGCCGCGCTTGGAGCCTTGCATCTCTATTCTGCAGGCAAGGCCAAGCCGGAAGATATCCTGTGCGTAGCTCCGGCAGATATGTACGCGGACGAGAGCTTTTTCCTGAAGTTCCATGAATTCACAGATGTACTAGCTGCCTCAGGGGCTGATCTTGCTCTGCTGGGCACAAAACCGTCTGCCCCTTCGGATCAGTACGGCTATATTATTCCGGAGCCGGGTTCAACTGACGCTTATGCTAAAGTACTCACTTTTGAGGAGAAGCCGGAAATAGTACGTGCGCAGGAATTGATTGAGGCACACGCGTTATGGAACTGCGGAGTTTTTGCTTTTACGCTAAGTTTCATGCTCTCTCATCTGGAGAAGATGGGACTGCCCACCGATGCCGCAGCATTTATAGAGCAATATCCCGGACTCCCGGTCCGCAGCTTTGATAAAGAAGTCGCAGAGCGCAGCGCCAAAGCAGTCGTATTGCGGCATGAAGGGGAATGGGGGGATCTGGGAAGCTGGAGTACACTGGCTGCCCGGCTGCAGACACCAGTTATTGGAAACGGGGCAATCTGGGGTGAAGCCCGGGACACCCATATTGTCAACGAACTGAACGTTCCGCTGCATGTCATCGGTGTTCCCGGTATAATTGCCGTAGGAAGTCCGGAAGGCATTCTGATTGCCGCCAAGAAGGAAGCAAACCGCATCAAGGACATTCTGCAAGAGCATTCCGTTAAGGAGCCAGGGTATGGAGAAGCCGCATGGGGGAGCTATACTCTCCTGGACAGGACGGCAAACGGCACCGGGTTAACACTTACGATCCAGCTGACACTGCTGCCGGAACATGAAATACCTGAAATGGACTGTCAGCACTCTGCCAAGACATGGATAATTATATCCGGTCACGGAGAGGTCAAGATGAACGGGCTTGCAGCCGCAGCACAGGCAGGCGGAATATTTACAATAACCAGGGGACAACAGCATGCGATCAGAGCTGTCAGCGCTTTGAAGCTGATTGAGGTGCGGATTGGCCAAGCGGGGGATGACGAGCGGGTATATTAG